One genomic segment of Hevea brasiliensis isolate MT/VB/25A 57/8 chromosome 3, ASM3005281v1, whole genome shotgun sequence includes these proteins:
- the LOC110670955 gene encoding importin subunit alpha-4, which produces MSLRPSTRTEVRKKAYKTGVDADEARRRREDNLVEIRKNKREDNLLKKRREGLLLQSQHLLDASQNAAAIEKRLESIPVMVQGVWSDDPALQLEATTQFRKLLSIERSPPIDEVIKAGVVPRFVEFLGRHDLPQLQFEAAWALTNVASGTSEHTRVVIDHGAVPMFVQLLGSASDDVREQAVWALGNVAGDSPSCRDLVLGHGALMPLLAQLNEHSKLSMLRNATWTLSNFCRGKPPTPFEQVKPALPILRQLIHLNDEEVLTDACWALSYLSDGPNDKIQAVIEAGVCQRLVELLIHPSPTVLIPALRTVGNIVTGDDAQTQFVIDNQALPCLYQLLVQNHKKSIKKEACWTISNITAGNRAQIQAIIEAGIILPLVQLLQHAEFDIKKEAAWAISNATSGGSHEQIQFLVSQGCIKPLCDLLICPDPRIVTVCLEGLENILKVGEADKEMGKNGGVNLYAQMIDECDGLDKIENLQTHDNNEIYEKAVKILERYWAEEEEEQNVQDGGDGNQQGFAFGTNQPNAPPGGFKFG; this is translated from the exons ATGTCGCTGAGGCCGAGCACGAGAACAGAGGTGAGGAAGAAAGCGTACAAGACGGGTGTTGATGCGGACGAGGCGAGAAGGAGGAGAGAGGACAATCTTGTGGAGATCAGAAAGAATAAGCGAGAAGACAATCTTTTGAAGAAGCGAAGAGAAGGGCTCTTGCTTCAGTCCCAACATTTACTCGATGCATCTCAAAATGCCGCCGCCATCGAAAAGCGG TTGGAAAGTATTCCTGTAATGGTTCAAGGAGTGTGGTCTGATGATCCAGCTTTGCAGTTGGAAGCAACTACTCAGTTTAGAAAGCTATTATCAATTG AACGAAGTCCTCCAATTGATGAAGTAATTAAAGCAGGTGTTGTCCCACGGTTTGTGGAATTTCTTGGAAGGCATGATCTGCCCCAATTACAA TTTGAGGCTGCATGGGCTTTGACCAATGTTGCATCTGGTACATCAGAGCATACACGAGTTGTCATTGATCATGGTGCGGTTCCCATGTTTGTGCAGCTTCTTGGTTCTGCAAGTGATGATGTTAGAGAGCAG GCGGTGTGGGCTTTGGGTAATGTTGCTGGTGACTCCCCAAGTTGCAGGGATCTTGTTCTTGGTCATGGTGCTCTGATGCCATTACTAGCTCAGTTAAATGAACACTCTAAACTATCAATGCTGCGTAATGCTACTTGGACTTTATCTAATTTCTGTCGTGGCAAACCACCAACACCATTTGAGCAG GTGAAGCCTGCATTGCCAATTCTCAGGCAACTAATCCACTTGAATGATGAAGAAGTTCTAACAGATGCTTGCTGGGCACTTTCTTATCTTTCAGATGGTCCAAATGACAAAATTCAAGCTGTCATCGAGGCTGGTGTTTGTCAACGACTGGTGGAGCTTCTCAT TCATCCATCGCCTACAGTTTTGATACCTGCCCTGCGGACAGTGGGAAATATTGTTACAGGCGATGATGCTCAGACTCAG TTTGTAATTGACAACCAAGCTCTTCCATGCCTCTACCAACTCCTGGTGCAAAATCACAAGAAAAGTATTAAGAAAGAAGCTTGTTGGACAATCTCAAATATTACAGCTGGAAATAGAGCTCAAATACAG GCTATTATTGAGGCCGGTATCATACTCCCTCTTGTACAGCTTCTCCAACATGCTGAGTTTGACATTAAGAAGGAGGCTGCATGGGCTATCTCAAATGCGACCTCAGGAGGATCTCATGAACAGATTCA ATTTCTAGTGAGCCAAGGTTGCATCAAACCTCTCTGTGACCTTCTAATATGTCCAGACCCCAGGATTGTGACAGTTTGCCTTGAGGGGCTGGAAAACATTTTGAAGGTGGGTGAGGCTGAcaaggaaatgggaaagaatggcGGAGTTAATTTGTATGCACAAATGATAGATGAATGTGATGGATTGGATAAAATTGAGAATCTGCAGACCCATGACAACAATGAAATTTACGAGAAGGCTGTTAAGATTTTGGAAAGATACTGGGCTGAGGAAGAAGAGGAACAGAATGTTCAAGATGGTGGAGATGGAAATCAGCAAGGCTTTGCTTTTGGAACTAACCAGCCGAATGCTCCCCCAGGTGGCTTCAAATTTGGTTAA